In one Lolium rigidum isolate FL_2022 chromosome 3, APGP_CSIRO_Lrig_0.1, whole genome shotgun sequence genomic region, the following are encoded:
- the LOC124695418 gene encoding uncharacterized protein LOC124695418 — MLPLAAARPCLFSPAPPNPTLRAVPLLPRSSTATLPKPVRLLRPLRATGAGAGPPGASSRPARDRVIDFGKHKGQMLGTLPPAYLRWVVAELDYGDTAPWARLARDVLDDPVYVDRAEWEHAHRFLRGDSKYDYVYDDAQDGSDGPLQEMAERFGWDLSDEDGWSRLDYRLLGTSYGGRIPRKADRTQSSGGALFDSGAAADSDGDGPKGKRDERRERMRMRRDEQVRTAKMGILGVSPGALGTPRKARIGAAAKKDILGLGRGSRSGDVLRERAVPPGKGGEGGSPFPGRQAFLDKVRKLKGDDS, encoded by the coding sequence ATGCTCCCGCTCGCCGCCGCACGACCCTGCCTTTTCTCCCCAGCGCCACCGAACCCCACACTTCGGGCGGTGCCCCTTCTCCCTCGCAGCTCCACCGCCACGCTGCCCAAACCGGTCCGGCTCCTCCGGCCTCTCCGAGCCACTGGCGCCGGCGCCGGTCCGCCGGGAGCGTCCTCGCGCCCGGCGAGGGACCGCGTGATCGACTTCGGCAAGCACAAGGGCCAGATGCTGGGCACACTGCCGCCTGCCTACCTCCGGTGGGTCGTGGCGGAGCTCGACTACGGGGACACGGCGCCCTGGGCGCGGCTGGCGCGGGACGTGCTGGACGACCCCGTCTACGTCGACCGCGCCGAGTGGGAGCACGCGCACCGCTTCCTCCGCGGCGACTCCAAGTACGACTACGTCTACGACGACGCCCAGGACGGCAGCGACGGGCCGCTCCAGGAGATGGCCGAGCGATTCGGCTGGGACCTCTCCGACGAGGACGGATGGAGCCGCCTCGACTATCGCCTCCTCGGCACCTCCTACGGCGGCCGCATCCCAAGAAAGGCCGACCGGACCcagagcagcggcggcgccctgTTCGACAGCGGTGCGGCGGCTGACTCGGACGGGGACGGGCCGAAGGGGAAGAGGGACGAGAGGAGGGAGCGGATGCGGATGAGGAGGGATGAGCAGGTGAGGACGGCCAAGATGGGCATTCTCGGGGTGAGCCCCGGCGCTCTGGGGACGCCGAGGAAGGCCCGCATtggagcggcggcgaagaaggacaTCCTGGGGCTGGGCAGGGGCAGCCGCAGCGGCGACGTGCTTCGCGAGAGGGCTGTACCGCCGGGGAAAGGCGGCGAGGGAGGGAGCCCGTTCCCCGGCCGGCAGGCGTTCCTCGACAAGGTCAGGAAGCTCAAGGGCGATGATAGCTAG